The following are from one region of the Serinus canaria isolate serCan28SL12 chromosome 8, serCan2020, whole genome shotgun sequence genome:
- the NTMT2 gene encoding N-terminal Xaa-Pro-Lys N-methyltransferase 2 produces the protein MAYKAAHLAFKSRWHKTDEELCRHSMSFVLHKAIQNDFFKCYLYLLEKLPLVKLYALTSQVINGEMQFYARAKHFYREVPATEEGMMGDYIELSNTDVESSREFLRKFVGGVGKAGTSRALDCGSGIGRISKHVLLPVFKSVELVDMMENFLAEVPNYLQGKEDRVEMYYCKSLQEFTPAPRRYDVIWIQWVSGYLTDKDLLEFLIRCQGGLKDNGVIILKDNVAREGCTLDCLDSSVIRDLNILHSLIEMSGLTILREERQEGFPEQCVPVWMLAMQKGSGHS, from the exons ATGGCCTATAAAGCAGCACATTTGGCCTTTAAGTCGCGCTGGCACAAGACGGATGAGGAACTCTGTCGGCACAGCATGTCCTTTGTCCTGCACAAGGCAATCCAGAACGACTTCTTCAAGTGCTACCTCTACCTGCTGGAAAAGCTCCCCCTGG TGAAACTTTATGCTCTGACAAGCCAAGTGATCAACGGGGAGATGCAGTTCTACGCCAGGGCCAAGCACTTCTACCGGGAGGTGCCCGCCACGGAGGAGGGAATGATGGGGGACTACATCGAGCTCTCCAACACCGACGTGGAATCCTCCCGGGAATTCCTCAGGAAGTTTGTTGGG GGGGTGGGGAAAGCTGGCACCAGCCGTGCCCTGGACTGTGGCTCTGGGATAGGTCGGATCAGCAAGCACGTCCTGCTGCCGGTGTTCAAGAGCGTGGAGCTGGTGGATATGATGGAGAATTTCCTGGCTGAGGTCCCAAACTACCTGCAGGGCAAGGAGGACAGAGTAGAGATGTATTACTGCAAAAGCCTCCAGGAGTTCACACCAGCCCCACGAAGATACGACGTCATCTGGATTCAGTGGGTTTCAG GATACCTGACAGACAAAGATCTCCTGGAGTTCCTCATCCGCTGCCAGGGTGGCCTGAAGGACAATGGAGTGATCATTCTGAAGGACAATGTGGCCAGGGAGGGCTGCACCCTGGACTGCCTGGACAGCAGCGTGATCCGCGACCTGAACATCCTGCACAGCCTCATCGAGATGAGCGGACTCACCATCCtcagggaggagaggcaggagggctTTCCTGAGCAGTGTGTCCCTGTCTGGATGCTGGCCATGCAGAAGGGCTCTGGCCACTCCTGA